In Phormidium yuhuli AB48, one genomic interval encodes:
- the cas2 gene encoding CRISPR-associated endonuclease Cas2, with protein MHVVVCYDISENKRRTRIHKILKSYGEWMQFSVFECDLTEMQYARLRGRLETLIQPETDNILFYFLRGKHQGTVERIGCPPPMDTTVFFC; from the coding sequence ATGCACGTGGTGGTTTGCTACGATATTTCCGAGAACAAGCGTCGGACGAGGATTCACAAGATTCTCAAGTCCTATGGCGAGTGGATGCAGTTTAGTGTCTTTGAGTGCGATTTGACGGAGATGCAATATGCACGCTTGCGGGGACGACTGGAGACGTTGATTCAGCCGGAGACGGACAACATCCTCTTTTATTTTCTCCGGGGGAAACATCAGGGGACCGTCGAACGGATTGGCTGTCCCCCACCGATGGATACGACGGTCTTCTTTTGTTAA
- the cas1d gene encoding type I-D CRISPR-associated endonuclease Cas1d → MGTMYVMHDDVFLGKLDERLQIKHQGERLADVPLLKLQGVVVLGRATMSPSVVDVLLERNIPLSFLTRYGKYRGRLEPEVTRNIFVRRGQWTAAGDTETARTAVRGFVRGKLKNYRSLLQRKQRDGEGLDVTGAIQQLQGAIAALPKTPTIDQLRGYEGAGSAAYFGVFNQLLQGTPFEFTHRNRRPPKDPVNSLLSLGYALLRHDVQSALNIVGFDPYLGYLHTERYGRPSLALDVMEEFRPLVVDAMVLSLLKKPNGLGLGDFEQEPLNGAVSLTGDGLKRFLRAYEEKKQSEFKHPVMGRKCTYQEAFEIQGRLLAKFLMGEIESYPPLVLR, encoded by the coding sequence ATGGGTACGATGTATGTGATGCACGACGATGTGTTTTTGGGCAAGTTGGATGAACGCTTGCAGATTAAACATCAGGGAGAACGACTGGCGGATGTTCCCCTCTTGAAATTGCAGGGCGTGGTGGTGTTGGGACGGGCCACAATGTCCCCCTCGGTGGTGGATGTGTTGCTTGAACGCAATATCCCCTTGAGTTTTCTCACCCGCTATGGCAAATATCGGGGCCGCTTGGAACCCGAGGTGACGCGCAATATCTTTGTCCGTCGGGGACAGTGGACCGCAGCGGGAGACACGGAAACCGCCCGGACAGCGGTTCGGGGGTTTGTGCGTGGGAAGCTGAAGAATTACCGTAGTTTGTTGCAACGGAAACAGCGAGATGGTGAGGGGTTGGACGTGACGGGGGCGATTCAGCAGTTGCAGGGGGCGATCGCCGCTTTACCGAAAACCCCCACCATTGACCAGTTACGGGGTTATGAGGGGGCGGGAAGTGCGGCCTACTTTGGGGTATTTAACCAACTTTTGCAAGGAACGCCGTTTGAATTTACTCATCGCAACCGCCGTCCACCGAAAGACCCGGTGAACTCCCTACTGAGTTTAGGCTATGCCCTATTACGCCATGATGTCCAGAGTGCTTTGAACATTGTCGGCTTTGACCCCTATTTGGGCTATCTGCACACGGAACGCTACGGTCGTCCCTCTTTGGCCTTGGATGTGATGGAGGAGTTTCGTCCTTTGGTGGTGGATGCGATGGTGTTGAGTCTGCTGAAGAAGCCCAATGGTCTGGGTTTGGGGGATTTTGAGCAAGAACCGTTAAATGGGGCGGTTTCCTTGACGGGGGATGGGTTAAAGCGGTTTTTGCGGGCCTATGAGGAGAAGAAGCAGTCGGAGTTTAAGCATCCAGTGATGGGGCGCAAATGTACGTATCAGGAGGCGTTTGAGATTCAGGGACGGCTATTGGCGAAGTTCCTGATGGGGGAGATTGAGTCCTATCCGCCGTTGGTGTTGCGTTAG
- the cas6 gene encoding CRISPR-associated endoribonuclease Cas6, with product MPYSLVFNFIPETLIPPDYATGRHLNALFITAVNAVDPELASYLHEQKITKSFTISPLQKLPPSRRDAPPRIAPILQIQHRRPIPPQTPCWWRISLLDDQLFGRLSQLWLNLNPRQPWHLGAANLHITSILGTPQSTQPWANACSYADLYETASDSNRRLSFQLATPVAFRQQKYDSSLPTPDSVFRSLHNSWKQYSGIELNGFSTDNIFPSYFDINTEILDLDFRKKGKSSKFIGAVGSIDFRILGDVEPDTIKALNTLSQYALYCGIGRKTTMGMGMALARSPRRS from the coding sequence ATGCCCTATAGTCTAGTTTTCAATTTCATTCCCGAAACCCTTATCCCCCCCGACTACGCCACTGGGCGACATCTCAACGCCCTCTTTATCACCGCTGTCAACGCCGTTGACCCAGAATTAGCCTCCTATCTCCATGAACAAAAAATAACCAAATCCTTCACCATTTCACCCCTACAAAAACTGCCCCCCAGTCGTCGTGACGCGCCCCCTCGAATTGCCCCAATTTTGCAAATTCAACATCGCCGTCCCATTCCCCCGCAAACTCCCTGCTGGTGGCGCATCTCACTCCTAGATGACCAACTTTTCGGGCGACTGAGTCAATTATGGCTTAATCTCAACCCCCGTCAACCCTGGCATTTAGGAGCAGCCAACTTACACATTACCAGTATTCTGGGAACCCCACAATCCACCCAACCCTGGGCCAATGCCTGTTCCTATGCTGACCTCTATGAAACGGCATCAGATTCTAATCGACGACTCAGTTTTCAATTAGCAACGCCGGTCGCCTTTCGTCAGCAGAAATATGATAGTTCTTTGCCAACGCCGGACTCTGTATTCCGCAGTTTACATAATTCCTGGAAGCAGTATAGTGGCATTGAATTAAACGGGTTTTCAACGGATAATATTTTTCCCTCTTACTTTGATATCAACACGGAAATCTTGGACTTAGATTTTCGCAAGAAAGGAAAATCGAGCAAGTTTATTGGAGCAGTTGGGTCGATTGATTTCCGCATTTTGGGAGATGTGGAGCCGGATACGATTAAAGCGTTGAATACCCTGAGTCAGTATGCCCTTTACTGTGGAATTGGTCGTAAAACAACCATGGGAATGGGGATGGCCCTGGCTCGTTCACCTCGGAGGTCATGA
- a CDS encoding tetratricopeptide repeat protein: MSDRDRYLAVIDKILESTLAGRVRSVEQVYQRLLREIRPGTSEIFERCLLERRESLEASAGTSSKVTRKLRALQTIEGQLQRWDQEHQTTAAVTTTVKRLVGAPLEERLALLVEVLDPNQERPWTSDRLKQLAQELQAQGESHLQQLGLGLRDGLARFGELEGDLVSWMYEGGNRSLGFGGAGEQPGPWSLWGRKTEAYFPRELFGTLQRGESLEALAQRHLDLGDRAWLELAVLLQGLQRGLVLWFDRQPYSSKMGKQLSVSTFLVFASIWGQLSQGFASRGGLADCCFQMTLQILRSFAQRETFPLYGGVFASFSGEYLQQTLAYLEVPLRRVEGTQEKARILTLLGYSQRALGDYERAQGLHEEALAIAQQAGDRACELANYNHLSRLCLSRREYTEAIDRSQRALILSRQVGDRLGVANALVNLGYSEVLAAQQVERLDEELSERALGYLEQGLALSQQLGDRQSLALCHYSLGLAYLLLEQPSAAVGYLLKGVEAAQSSGDLYLRGLSLAALAEGYYGLQDWPRAVLMGAIAAYVLRQIEAREWRQAAGVLSLLRGQLGEAEFEGLLSGGRSQIIAVIGVDGYDYLPQLLEEF; encoded by the coding sequence ATGTCTGATCGCGATCGCTATTTGGCGGTGATTGATAAAATCCTGGAGAGTACGCTGGCGGGACGGGTGCGCTCGGTGGAACAGGTGTATCAACGGTTGTTGCGGGAGATTCGGCCGGGGACGTCGGAGATTTTTGAACGCTGTCTGTTGGAACGTCGGGAGAGTTTGGAGGCGTCGGCGGGAACGTCGTCGAAGGTGACGCGCAAGTTACGGGCGTTACAGACGATTGAGGGCCAGTTGCAACGCTGGGACCAGGAGCATCAAACGACGGCGGCGGTGACGACGACGGTGAAAAGGCTGGTGGGAGCGCCGCTGGAGGAGCGGTTGGCGCTGTTGGTGGAGGTGCTGGACCCGAATCAGGAACGACCTTGGACGAGCGATCGCCTGAAGCAGTTGGCTCAGGAGTTACAGGCTCAGGGGGAGAGCCATCTGCAACAGTTGGGGCTGGGGTTGCGGGATGGGTTGGCTCGCTTTGGGGAGTTGGAGGGGGATTTGGTGAGTTGGATGTATGAGGGGGGAAATCGCTCCCTGGGGTTTGGGGGGGCTGGGGAGCAGCCGGGCCCTTGGTCGTTGTGGGGGCGTAAGACGGAGGCTTATTTCCCTCGGGAGTTGTTTGGGACGTTGCAACGGGGGGAGTCGCTGGAGGCGTTGGCTCAGCGTCATCTGGATTTGGGCGATCGCGCTTGGTTGGAGTTGGCGGTGCTGTTGCAGGGCTTGCAGCGGGGTTTGGTGCTGTGGTTCGATCGCCAGCCCTATAGTTCCAAGATGGGGAAACAACTGTCGGTGAGTACGTTTTTGGTGTTTGCGTCGATTTGGGGTCAGTTGTCTCAGGGGTTTGCGAGCCGTGGGGGGTTGGCGGACTGTTGTTTTCAGATGACGTTGCAGATTTTACGCAGTTTTGCGCAGCGGGAGACGTTTCCGCTGTATGGGGGGGTGTTTGCGTCGTTTTCTGGGGAGTATTTGCAGCAGACGTTGGCCTATTTGGAGGTTCCGTTGCGGCGGGTGGAGGGAACTCAGGAGAAGGCCAGGATTTTGACGTTGTTGGGCTATTCGCAGCGGGCGTTGGGGGATTATGAGCGGGCGCAAGGGTTGCATGAGGAGGCGTTGGCGATCGCGCAGCAGGCGGGCGATCGTGCGTGTGAGTTAGCGAATTATAATCATTTGAGTCGCTTGTGTTTGTCTCGGAGGGAGTATACGGAGGCGATTGATCGCAGTCAGCGGGCGTTGATTTTGTCGCGCCAGGTGGGCGATCGCTTGGGGGTGGCGAATGCGTTGGTGAATTTGGGCTATTCGGAGGTGTTGGCGGCGCAACAGGTGGAACGGCTGGATGAAGAGTTGTCTGAACGGGCGTTGGGTTATTTGGAGCAGGGGTTGGCGTTGTCGCAGCAGTTGGGCGATCGCCAGAGTTTAGCGCTGTGTCATTATAGTTTGGGGTTGGCGTATTTGTTGTTGGAGCAGCCTTCGGCGGCGGTGGGGTATTTGCTGAAGGGGGTGGAGGCGGCTCAGTCGTCGGGGGATTTGTATTTGCGGGGGTTGAGTTTGGCGGCGCTGGCGGAGGGGTATTATGGGCTTCAGGATTGGCCGCGGGCGGTGCTGATGGGGGCGATCGCGGCCTATGTGTTACGTCAGATTGAGGCGCGGGAATGGCGACAGGCGGCGGGGGTGTTGTCTCTGCTGCGGGGCCAGTTGGGGGAGGCGGAGTTTGAGGGCTTGTTGAGTGGGGGGCGATCGCAGATTATTGCGGTGATTGGGGTGGATGGGTATGATTATCTGCCGCAATTGTTGGAGGAGTTTTAG
- the cas4 gene encoding CRISPR-associated protein Cas4 translates to MMLEIPIAALNHYAYCPHRCWRMFCAGEFVDNVYTVEGTTGHQRIHTVGEGFREEAWQVRGIWLSSQRYGLVGKADLVESEAGELYPVEYKRGKQNPWENDDLQVCAQGLCLEEMTGRPVARGYVYSLQSRRRREVELSPQLRERAIATLEAVRQLLTTGDCPPAVYEKRCRGCSLFDRCLPQAATKLARYREA, encoded by the coding sequence ATGATGTTAGAAATTCCGATTGCAGCCTTAAATCATTATGCCTATTGTCCCCATCGTTGCTGGCGAATGTTTTGTGCGGGTGAGTTTGTGGACAATGTCTATACCGTGGAGGGAACCACGGGACACCAACGCATCCATACCGTCGGCGAGGGATTCCGCGAGGAGGCTTGGCAAGTTCGTGGAATTTGGCTGAGTTCCCAACGCTACGGCTTGGTGGGAAAAGCGGATTTAGTCGAGTCCGAGGCGGGGGAGTTGTATCCCGTGGAGTACAAGCGGGGGAAGCAGAATCCTTGGGAAAACGATGATTTACAAGTTTGTGCGCAAGGGTTGTGTTTAGAGGAGATGACGGGACGGCCGGTGGCGAGGGGATATGTCTATTCCTTGCAATCCCGGCGGCGGCGGGAGGTGGAGTTGTCGCCGCAGTTACGGGAGAGGGCGATCGCCACCCTAGAGGCGGTTCGACAACTGCTAACCACGGGGGACTGTCCCCCAGCGGTCTATGAAAAACGGTGTCGTGGCTGTAGTTTATTCGATCGCTGTCTTCCCCAGGCGGCGACGAAGCTGGCCCGCTATCGAGAAGCGTAG
- a CDS encoding J domain-containing protein produces the protein MTQHRAQPNSQTLQHRLAAIGKNYYGLLGLHPSASVIEIRQAYRQLSKRYHPDTTTLPPHIAKGKFQQLNEAYATLSNPERRAAYDLKIRYSRISVMQPTPPLNRPPGASGHSPNHAYLDPIDRPLSPGELFALLLMGASLLGCLLLAIGIAVWRGDPL, from the coding sequence GTGACACAACATCGCGCCCAACCCAACTCACAAACCCTCCAGCATCGCCTCGCCGCCATCGGTAAAAACTACTATGGCCTCCTCGGCCTGCACCCCTCCGCCTCCGTCATCGAAATTCGCCAAGCCTACCGTCAACTCAGCAAACGCTATCACCCCGATACCACCACTCTCCCCCCCCACATCGCCAAAGGGAAATTCCAACAACTCAACGAAGCCTACGCCACCCTCAGTAACCCCGAACGCCGCGCCGCCTATGACCTGAAAATTCGCTATTCCCGTATCTCCGTCATGCAGCCCACTCCCCCCCTCAACCGCCCCCCAGGCGCCTCCGGCCATTCCCCCAACCACGCCTATCTCGATCCCATCGATCGCCCCCTCTCCCCCGGCGAACTCTTCGCCCTCCTCCTCATGGGAGCCTCCCTCCTCGGCTGTCTCCTGCTCGCTATCGGAATCGCCGTCTGGCGGGGTGATCCCCTCTAA
- the cas3 gene encoding type I-D CRISPR-associated helicase Cas3' gives MQPLNVNLEAAEIAIGTDAGFPDSLKRAFEGKVLGHQQELYQAAKTHDLLLDLAPTGTGKTKAGFSVILENPRGNVVYIAPTNALIDQQTAAAEAFVAAAGLPHLVKAASAEQIRRWRDDRVGKRSGEKLYNVLREPSILFPECGGGRPLLLVTNPDIFYYAAFFQYNPLDRSNLASVFYRSFATVIFDEFHLYDAKQLVSLLFYLVVSQVFGYFQNNRKVVLLTATPEPACDEALKVLQQSGVRIYRVDGSQTTGDLIPSQTAVSLEIRPYPSKEEMIETVVQQVCDRRQQCPQQQGAVILDSKDTLNRINDGLKARGYQEDCGRITGDTPKEKRHDAAQKAVILATSTVDVGFNFEREIEGDRQNLDWLIFSARDRFAFWQRLGRVGRVLGKSQTQIPSEAIAYLPEDAWSQGLNEIESLDGRHSLTQTLNQLDSLQRPFLDIYWRSEAFLEIARPLLELETSLEKTPGADLIVVLYQTLQAVFGGRRDWQYYRQRMKILQGAEAIAQTETSKIAKEWKYIKGGRNCVKSFLQAYYPEDWEAVQRGDESLEAVETYILNQPKAIQMLKNYGIVLKTSYAPLFRFRDSLFENITIEDSQGFLLDSCGETRLDPLHLLRFYEFVSEGDRCVLIDRVSETYQLSFRLEVENLETFKNTQLAKLSAFPNCEITRTLGDSPRPTAVLSQLTPPLMPGVIVQEHRRNRWAICKLQKQGLVSYPITVEDGHGDQEIYRFFPSLDGILAIAAAGFALKCPDNEEFWCI, from the coding sequence ATGCAACCGCTTAATGTCAACTTGGAGGCGGCGGAAATTGCTATCGGAACCGATGCGGGATTTCCCGATTCCTTAAAACGGGCTTTTGAGGGGAAGGTGTTAGGACATCAACAGGAGTTATATCAAGCGGCAAAAACCCATGACCTCTTGTTAGATTTAGCCCCCACGGGAACTGGGAAAACTAAAGCTGGGTTCAGTGTCATCCTGGAGAACCCTCGGGGAAATGTGGTCTATATTGCCCCCACCAATGCCCTGATTGACCAACAAACTGCCGCTGCTGAGGCGTTTGTGGCGGCGGCGGGATTGCCCCATCTGGTCAAAGCGGCTTCGGCTGAACAGATTCGTCGTTGGCGGGATGACCGTGTGGGCAAACGGTCGGGGGAAAAACTCTATAATGTGTTGCGTGAACCCTCGATTTTGTTTCCTGAATGTGGTGGCGGTCGTCCGCTGTTGTTGGTGACGAATCCTGATATTTTCTATTACGCGGCGTTTTTTCAGTACAATCCCCTCGATCGCAGTAATTTGGCGAGTGTTTTTTATCGCAGTTTTGCCACGGTCATTTTTGATGAGTTTCATCTCTATGATGCTAAACAGTTGGTCAGCTTGCTGTTTTATTTGGTGGTGTCTCAGGTGTTTGGCTACTTTCAAAATAACCGCAAAGTAGTTTTGTTGACGGCGACTCCGGAACCAGCTTGTGATGAGGCGTTGAAGGTGTTGCAACAGTCGGGGGTTCGTATCTATCGTGTCGATGGAAGTCAAACGACGGGGGATTTGATTCCCTCGCAAACGGCGGTTTCTTTGGAGATACGTCCCTATCCGAGTAAGGAGGAGATGATTGAGACGGTGGTTCAGCAGGTGTGCGATCGCCGTCAACAATGTCCTCAGCAACAAGGTGCGGTGATTTTAGATTCTAAGGATACTCTCAACCGGATTAACGATGGATTAAAGGCGCGAGGGTATCAGGAGGATTGTGGACGAATTACGGGGGATACGCCGAAGGAGAAGCGCCATGATGCTGCCCAGAAAGCGGTGATTTTAGCCACCAGTACGGTGGATGTGGGGTTTAATTTTGAACGGGAGATTGAGGGCGATCGCCAAAACCTCGATTGGCTCATTTTTTCGGCGCGCGATCGCTTTGCCTTTTGGCAACGACTCGGTCGAGTGGGGCGGGTTTTAGGGAAATCTCAAACCCAGATTCCTTCCGAGGCGATCGCCTATTTACCGGAAGATGCTTGGTCCCAAGGATTAAATGAGATAGAGTCTCTGGATGGACGACACTCCCTAACCCAAACTCTGAATCAATTAGACAGCCTGCAACGCCCCTTTCTCGATATCTATTGGCGGTCGGAAGCGTTTTTAGAAATTGCCCGTCCTTTGCTGGAACTGGAAACCAGTTTGGAGAAGACTCCGGGGGCTGACTTGATTGTGGTTTTATATCAAACCCTACAAGCTGTCTTTGGGGGGCGCCGAGACTGGCAGTATTATCGACAACGGATGAAAATACTGCAAGGGGCGGAGGCGATCGCCCAAACGGAGACATCTAAAATTGCTAAGGAGTGGAAATACATCAAAGGCGGTCGCAATTGTGTCAAGAGTTTTTTACAAGCCTATTATCCGGAGGACTGGGAAGCGGTACAACGGGGTGACGAGTCGTTAGAGGCGGTCGAGACCTACATTCTTAACCAGCCTAAGGCAATTCAAATGCTCAAAAACTATGGGATTGTCTTGAAAACCAGCTATGCGCCCTTGTTTCGATTTCGGGATAGTTTGTTTGAGAATATCACCATCGAAGACTCTCAAGGATTTCTCTTAGACAGTTGTGGTGAAACCCGGTTAGACCCCTTGCATTTATTGCGATTTTATGAGTTTGTCAGTGAGGGCGATCGCTGCGTCTTAATCGACCGAGTCTCCGAAACCTATCAACTCAGTTTTCGCTTAGAGGTCGAGAACTTAGAGACATTTAAAAATACCCAACTCGCGAAACTTTCTGCCTTCCCCAACTGTGAGATTACCCGCACCCTTGGCGATTCTCCTCGTCCCACAGCGGTTCTCTCTCAACTCACACCGCCCTTAATGCCCGGTGTGATTGTGCAAGAACATCGTCGTAACCGCTGGGCAATTTGTAAACTGCAAAAACAGGGACTGGTGTCCTATCCGATTACCGTGGAAGATGGCCACGGTGACCAGGAAATCTATCGATTTTTTCCCAGTTTAGATGGCATTTTGGCGATCGCCGCCGCTGGTTTTGCCTTAAAATGTCCTGATAACGAAGAATTTTGGTGTATTTAA
- a CDS encoding DUF3143 domain-containing protein, with amino-acid sequence MTPSADTPLYNHPLPDIEDWLRSLGCEQDPQELHHWRVERPQWDADIWLDVDRLIVGYLDKNASPSSDDSRSRSFPYSLSREDIENAVFGDGVEQAIFGTP; translated from the coding sequence ATGACCCCCTCTGCTGACACGCCCCTCTATAACCACCCCCTCCCCGACATCGAAGATTGGCTCCGATCGCTCGGCTGCGAACAAGACCCCCAAGAACTCCACCACTGGCGCGTCGAACGCCCCCAATGGGACGCCGACATCTGGCTCGACGTCGATCGCCTCATCGTAGGCTACCTCGACAAAAACGCCAGCCCCAGTAGCGATGACAGCCGTTCCCGCTCCTTCCCATACTCCCTCAGCCGAGAAGACATCGAAAACGCCGTCTTCGGAGACGGCGTCGAACAAGCCATCTTCGGAACCCCCTAA